The DNA region ACAAGTTGCAGCACCTACCACCAGATGTCTCCCAAGTATCAACTGTGGCAATCGTTCCGTCTCGTTCCAGCAAAGCGAACGTAAACAAAAACATGgcataataaaaacacaaactgTCATCGTAGCTGCTGTCAAAGTCTGCCGAATGAAAACATTGACACGTAAATAAGAGTGAAATGCAACTCGTCGCCGACGTCGAAGACAACGATTTCGTTTTACTTTCCATTTTGGTGCTGCTTTAAAGGATCTTTTGCTTGTAGGTGGATTTTAGAAGTTGGCACGAGGGAAGTTTCGACGAAATGGGACGTTCGGTGATTTGCGAGGCCTATTTGGAGGAGTATCTGAAGAGTCTTGCCAAACGACAGGGCACCAGTGTGGGGCTGCTGATTGGTCAGGTTAGTGTGCTTGGGTGATTTCGTTTGCTCTTTTAATTAATATGACTTTGTTGATTGTAGCCTTCGAGTCATGGAAAAGATTACGTTGTTCATCTGAATAAGATCAAGGATGACTGCGGTGCGGATCAGGGGAAGAATGGTTTGCTGGACGTCGATAGCAAACAGGTTTCCCAGCATGCGCTGATTGAAACCAGGGTTCTGCCGGGTGGGTTCTACGTGCTGGGGATATTCGTTATCAATCCGAAAAGCGTCTTTGAAGATCCGGTTCTTGTTGGGAAGGTGAAAACCATCCTGGTGGACATACGGCATACATTCGCTTCCAACGGCTTGCTGCACGGGAATTGTGATGAGCTGGACGGGGGAGATAAGCTGGTGTTCTTCTACTCATCGAGCAGCAACGTGTTTGGCTGCAAATCGATATCACCCAAGTCGGACGGACTGAAACCATGTGACTGGAAGTTCCAGGACCGTGCCACAAGCTGGCACGTGATGAGCACATTCTACGAGACGGATGACGTGTTTGCACTGCGGAAAAGGGTTCTGAACAGTACGAAACGGAGGATAACTTGACGGAATGCGTTGAAGTGGTGAAGAAACAGCTCGAGCAGAGTGTGGTGTTTTTCGACGGAGAACCGGCCGATGGGAAGGAGTTGGTGGAGAGTGTTTTGAAGGCGAAGAAAGATGATCCTTTTGTGGTTCACATTTACGCTCCATCGGTAAGTAAAACTCTGTCAAACCCTGTCAACAATGTTTCAAACCAGTCATTCTGTCATTTTAGTCCTCCACGACTGACATCACCACGTGCAAGCTGGAAACCTTCACCGGAACCATGAAATTCGACGGCATCATCAGCTCCAAGTGCTTCGTTCACCCGAAAACCACCTTCGCCGAAGCGGAATCGTTCATCAAAGCCGACATCGTTCGTTCCCTGATGTCTCGCATCCAAATTCACTGCGACTCGCTAGTTCAAGCGGAAAACTCCATCCCGGATACGATCATGTTGAACGAGCTTCCGCGTCGAATCTACTTCCCGATCCGGGCCAAATCGAACCAGATCCTCTTCAGTGAGTATCTGTTCCGGGAGGAGGGCAAAGCAACGGCCATTCCGCAGATCCAGGAAACGCTAGATCTCAGCTTCACCCCGAAGGAACTGAACGCGGCGGTGGAGATTGTGGCCGAAGTTAAGGAGGAGGAACGACACGATGCGAAAGAGTGCGGCTCGGCGGATGGAGCCGGAGGTAAGAAACGGAAGGAAGTT from Culex quinquefasciatus strain JHB chromosome 3, VPISU_Cqui_1.0_pri_paternal, whole genome shotgun sequence includes:
- the LOC6037615 gene encoding LOW QUALITY PROTEIN: protein odr-4 homolog (The sequence of the model RefSeq protein was modified relative to this genomic sequence to represent the inferred CDS: deleted 2 bases in 1 codon); translated protein: MGRSVICEAYLEEYLKSLAKRQGTSVGLLIGQPSSHGKDYVVHLNKIKDDCGADQGKNGLLDVDSKQVSQHALIETRVLPGGFYVLGIFVINPKSVFEDPVLVGKVKTILVDIRHTFASNGLLHGNCDELDGGDKLVFFYSSSSNVFGCKSISPKSDGLKPCDWKFQDRATSWHVMSTFYETDDVFALEKGSEQYETEDNLTECVEVVKKQLEQSVVFFDGEPADGKELVESVLKAKKDDPFVVHIYAPSSSTTDITTCKLETFTGTMKFDGIISSKCFVHPKTTFAEAESFIKADIVRSLMSRIQIHCDSLVQAENSIPDTIMLNELPRRIYFPIRAKSNQILFSEYLFREEGKATAIPQIQETLDLSFTPKELNAAVEIVAEVKEEERHDAKECGSADGAGGKKRKEVERPSTVLLGAVGAIAVLIVAIVVFLLTK